One part of the Solea solea chromosome 1, fSolSol10.1, whole genome shotgun sequence genome encodes these proteins:
- the LOC131472098 gene encoding histone H2B-like — protein MPDPAKTAPKKGSKKAVTKTAGKGGKKRRKSRKESYAIYVYKVLKQVHPDTGISSKAMGIMNSFVNDIFERIAGEASRLAHYNKRSTITSREIQTAVRLLLPGELAKHAVSEGTKAVTKYTSSK, from the coding sequence ATGCCTGATCCCGCCAAGACCGCGCCCAAGAAGGGCTCCAAGAAAGCCGTGACTAAGACCGCCGGCAAAGGAggcaagaagaggagaaagagcaggAAGGAGAGCTACGCCATCTACGTGTACAAGGTGCTCAAGCAGGTCCACCCCGACACTGGCATCTCGTCCAAGGCCATGGGCATCATGAACTCGTTCGTCAACGACATCTTCGAGCGCATCGCCGGTGAGGCGTCTCGCCTGGCTCACTACAACAAGCGCTCCACCATCACCTCCAGGGAGATTCAGACCGCCGTGCGTCTCCTGCTGCCCGGTGAGCTGGCCAAGCACGCCGTGTCCGAGGGAACCAAGGCCGTCACCAAGTACACCAGCTCCAAGTAA
- the LOC131472174 gene encoding histone H4, translating to MSGRGKGGKGLGKGGAKRHRKVLRDNIQGITKPAIRRLARRGGVKRISGLIYEETRGVLKVFLENVIRDAVTYTEHAKRKTVTAMDVVYALKRQGRTLYGFGG from the coding sequence ATGAGTGGACGTGGAAAAGGAGGAAAGGGTCTCGGTAAAGGAGGCGCTAAGCGTCACCGCAAAGTTCTCCGTGATAACATCCAGGGAATCACCAAGCCCGCCATCCGCCGTCTGGCTCGCCGTGGCGGAGTGAAGCGTATCTCTGGTCTGATCTACGAGGAGACTCGCGGTGTGTTGAAGGTTTTCCTGGAGAACGTGATCCGTGATGCTGTCACCTACACCGAGCACGCAAAGAGGAAGACTGTGACCGCCATGGACGTGGTTTATGCTCTGAAGAGACAGGGAAGAACTCTGTACGGCTTCGGCGGTTAA
- the LOC131472129 gene encoding histone H2B-like, which yields MPDPAKTAPKKGSKKAVTKTAGKGGKKRRKSRKESYAIYVYKVLKQVHPDTGISSKAMGIMNSFVNDIFERIAGEASRLAHYNKRSTITSREIQTAVRLLLPGELAKHAVSEGTKAVTKYTSSK from the coding sequence ATGCCTGATCCCGCCAAGACCGCGCCCAAGAAGGGCTCCAAGAAAGCCGTGACTAAAACTGCCGGCAAAGGAggcaagaagaggagaaagagcaggAAGGAGAGCTACGCCATCTACGTGTACAAGGTGCTCAAGCAGGTCCACCCCGACACTGGCATCTCGTCCAAGGCCATGGGCATCATGAACTCGTTCGTCAACGACATCTTCGAGCGCATCGCCGGTGAGGCGTCTCGCCTGGCTCACTACAACAAGCGCTCCACCATCACCTCCAGGGAGATTCAGACCGCCGTGCGTCTCCTGCTGCCCGGTGAGCTGGCCAAGCACGCCGTCTCCGAGGGAACCAAGGCCGTCACCAAGTACACCAGCTCCAAGTAA